In Aegilops tauschii subsp. strangulata cultivar AL8/78 chromosome 3, Aet v6.0, whole genome shotgun sequence, one genomic interval encodes:
- the LOC109766529 gene encoding protein RGF1 INDUCIBLE TRANSCRIPTION FACTOR 1-like, with product MKGGMVPTWLELLLATQFFAICTNHLSSTRNECNLFCIDCEESKGAFCYYCRSRHHSTHQVIQIRRSSYHDVVRVAELKDILDISDVQTYVINSATVVFLNERPQHRGCGVSAIKASSSSYNCEICNRALLDPFRFCSLGCNLKGIKEDMRTTVPIGDIIDYTRKDDDTDSSNTSGNSGNNEESCSDADYCKDNPSPPRVIRHRRKGIPRRAPFF from the exons ATGAAGGGGGGGATGGTGCCTACATGGCTAGAGCTATTGCTTGCAACACAGTTCTTCGCAATTTGCACCAACCATCTCTCCTCTACTCGTAATGAGTGTAACCTATTCTGCATAGACTGCGAGGAATCAAAGGGTGCCTTCTGCTATTATTGTCGTTCGCGCCATCATTCCACCCATCAAGTAATCCAG ATAAGGCGGTCATCATACCATGATGTGGTCAGGGTTGCCGAGTTAAAAGATATACTTGATATTAGTGATGTACAAACGTATGTCATCAATAGTGCAACGGTTGTATTTCTTAATGAGCGCCCACAACATCGTGGTTGTGGTGTTTCTGCGATCAaggcatcatcatcatcatacaaTTGTGAGATTTGCAATCGTGCTCTTCTTGACCCATTCCGCTTCTGCTCTCTGGGTTGCAAC CTTAAAGGAATCAAAGAGGATATGAGGACAACTGTTCCGATTGGAGATATTATTGACTATACAAGGAAGGATGATGATACAGATTCCAGTAACACAAGTGGAAATTCTGGTAACAATGAAGAGAGTTGCAGTGATGCAGATTATTGCAAGGATAATCCATCTCCACCAAGGGTTATTCGTCACCGCCGAAAGGGGATCCCTCGGCGTGCACCTTTTTTTTGA